Proteins encoded by one window of Cylindrospermum stagnale PCC 7417:
- a CDS encoding serine/threonine protein kinase, which translates to MNTSSFSSPINTGLLANRYQLKQIIGRGGMGEVFLANDVLLGGAPVAIKFLSQTMSDYKLQENFAREAHMSAALSQKSLHIVRAYDYGLSENGKPFYVMEYLCGKSLKDLIPLSVPMFIKLSRQICLGLQCAHQGINIDGKIYPLVHRDIKPANILVIPDPILGQLVKILDFGIAKFLNYSAVASTNKGFNGTLPYCSPEQLEGGELDSRSDIYSLGVMMFEMLTGEKPWKPETDYFGAWYKAHHFEQPQAIANVSPQLKIPQQINDLIMDCLAKQACNRPQNIAKILQILESVEKSIGLTLPTSSAAKSTPSSSLGSGLPTKIAEICRQLAWPQDKPIQEIVFPQFLDTNPGSVAALWLMLPQQEIKNRALSIRHNGFIFVTSPHPMLLWVTVLYNRELGPKWLPCYLDLQNSQNQRLVWSLAENEHHPLIFFTMEAPHSCVNVLSSRIAATQRQMLKTWLKQSQKLPPSSVPQLSKNLLKLQYKQMQSQILQNLESQAQVIATKPI; encoded by the coding sequence GTGAATACAAGCTCATTTTCATCTCCAATCAATACAGGATTGCTTGCCAACCGTTATCAACTTAAGCAGATAATTGGTAGGGGTGGCATGGGTGAAGTTTTTTTAGCAAATGATGTTTTATTAGGAGGAGCACCAGTCGCCATCAAGTTTTTGTCTCAAACTATGTCAGATTACAAGTTGCAAGAAAACTTTGCTCGTGAAGCTCACATGAGTGCCGCTTTGAGTCAAAAAAGTCTACATATCGTGCGGGCTTATGATTATGGCTTGAGTGAAAATGGTAAGCCATTTTACGTCATGGAATATTTATGTGGCAAGAGTTTAAAGGATTTAATTCCTCTGTCTGTACCCATGTTTATTAAACTCTCTCGCCAGATTTGTTTAGGTTTGCAGTGCGCTCATCAAGGGATTAACATTGATGGCAAAATTTATCCGCTAGTACATAGAGATATTAAGCCAGCTAATATATTAGTTATCCCAGATCCAATATTGGGGCAGTTAGTCAAAATTTTAGACTTTGGAATTGCCAAATTTTTAAATTATTCAGCAGTAGCTAGCACAAATAAGGGTTTTAATGGTACTTTGCCCTACTGTTCTCCCGAACAACTCGAAGGGGGAGAATTAGACAGTCGCTCCGATATTTATAGTTTGGGTGTGATGATGTTTGAGATGCTCACAGGTGAAAAGCCCTGGAAACCAGAAACCGACTACTTTGGAGCCTGGTATAAAGCACATCACTTTGAACAACCACAAGCGATCGCTAATGTGAGTCCCCAACTCAAAATACCTCAACAGATCAATGATTTAATCATGGACTGTCTTGCTAAACAAGCCTGCAACCGTCCCCAAAACATCGCCAAAATTCTCCAAATTTTGGAAAGTGTGGAGAAGTCAATCGGTTTGACTTTGCCCACAAGTTCAGCAGCCAAATCTACCCCTAGCAGTTCATTAGGTTCTGGATTACCAACGAAAATCGCCGAAATTTGTCGGCAACTTGCATGGCCCCAAGATAAACCCATTCAGGAGATTGTGTTTCCCCAATTTTTAGACACCAATCCTGGATCTGTAGCTGCACTATGGTTGATGTTGCCTCAGCAAGAAATCAAGAACCGGGCCCTTTCAATCCGTCATAACGGGTTTATTTTTGTCACATCCCCTCATCCAATGTTGCTATGGGTAACAGTACTCTACAATCGGGAACTAGGCCCTAAGTGGTTGCCATGCTACCTAGATTTGCAAAATTCCCAGAATCAGAGACTAGTGTGGTCATTGGCGGAAAATGAACACCACCCTTTGATTTTCTTTACTATGGAAGCACCCCACTCCTGCGTTAATGTTCTCAGTAGTCGCATTGCTGCCACACAGCGGCAAATGTTGAAAACTTGGCTAAAACAGAGTCAGAAGCTACCACCCTCTTCTGTACCCCAATTGAGCAAAAATTTGTTAAAGCTACAGTATAAACAGATGCAATCCCAGATATTACAAAATTTAGAATCTCAGGCTCAAGTTATAGCGACGAAACCAATTTAA